In the Triticum aestivum cultivar Chinese Spring chromosome 2B, IWGSC CS RefSeq v2.1, whole genome shotgun sequence genome, cacaaagtatttaagtTCTTCAAACAGCGAATGCCCACACAATTGCAGAGTACTGTACTCGTATGTGCTGTCCCGTTGTGTAACAGCAACGTTATTGTCACGTTAGGCCATATGCATTATCTTCTTGAGTTCTTGAGTAGAAAACATACACCCAAAAAAAGGGAAATAAAAGGCAAtgacatgatttatttatttattttgagaaAAGGGCAATACATGATTCATGCTGCTGCTATTTGCGCCGGATACATGACGCAGCCCTCCAGGCGGCATTAGAGCCCTTCCAACGCCATGACCCAGAGATTGTGGTAGCATGAGTTGGACCAGGCAAGCAAACACAGCAGCAGGAACAGCGAGACGTTTCGAGGCCATTTTTCATGAGCAGTTAAGCTATAGTGGAGCGCCTCTGATGTGTGAAGGACTGTAGGTACCCGTCCGGACAACACATATATGAGCGGAAGGAACAAATAGCCCGTACGGTGGCGCCAGCTCTCGCATGAGCGGCCACGACGACGACGAAGATCAAGAGGGTACTTTTGTCGCGAACCATATCGACAGGCAAAGACAGGATGCTGCCTACGGACGTCCCGATTGTGAGTTCGATGCTTCGACATGGACAGCATGTACGTACGTACGTGTTTCCTCacaggaggaagaggacgagcaaGAGAGGCAGAGGACGATAGTGAAGTGAGAACAGGCATATGCTTTGCTAACTCACTTAAGCCTATGTATTGGCGTCACACGGAGCAGGGACTGTTCTTAAAGGTCAACATTGCTTTGGTGCTACTCCTATTAGGAGATTACTAAGACTGGTCGGTGCGGATATTTTGGTGAGCAGACACAGACAGCGGTATATACGCATATTGTATACGAATATGTCTATAAATTTACAGGAGGATACACACTACGCACATCACAGAGAGGattctttttttctccctcttagTTTTGAACCCCGGCGATACACTAGTTCCAAACAAGGCCTAAATGTTCACGCGTTGGAGGACTTTGTGGCTTGGGACCTGACCAATTCCTATCCGTTAAGGTTCAATCATGTTATCACCAGGAATGGCAGCTTTTGTATTGTTCGACGGCTATAAGAAGTGATGGTTAGGGGTCCTCCCCGACTAACCCAGCATGGGATATCTTCTGTAAGCTTAATGTCCCGAGTAAAATCAAGATCTTTGCATGGAGAGCTCTTCATGGCATTATCACTGGATTTGATGTGCTCGCAAAGAGGCATATAAACGCCAGTCCTCGATGTCCGGTGTGTAAGCAGGGGGATGAAGATATTAAACACCTGATGTTTACTTGCCCCAGAGCAAAGCAAGTTCGGAAATCTTTGGGACTGAGTGATGCTATCAAGGACACTTTGAGCATGGAAGTTTTTGGAAGTGTGGTTCTTGTAGTATTGTTGCGAAGAGAAACCAGAAAATCTCCAATCCTTAGCCAGCTAGGGTTCCGAGAAACTCGTGGTGGGTGCATTGTATATATGGTGGGTACGCGTGTTGTGGCATCCATCCATTTACGATGGAATACTAGGCATTGATCGTACGGTGCCTAGCACGTCGGGCAGCGCAACAGCGCGCAAACACTCACACGCTAAAATTACGGAAGTTTTTATGGCATTTGATCTCGCAAGCTAAGTTTTCGCGTAAGCGCATGCACTGAACGAAGAAAGTATAAAAAGAAGGAAAGTAAAAAAGAGGGAAGGAAATCTAACAGGAAACCCAAGGCGAGACGATACAAATTTGAGAACGTATACGCGCACAACCCATATCCAGTTCATCCATATTGCATGCAAGTCAAATCAGCTGTCCTACATGCATGTCAAATCAACAGTGCTGGTACCTCTCTCTTCTTTCTCCCAAACAAACCCATCATTTTATTACCTCTTTGTAAACTTAAATCATTTATACCTTCTAAATCAATATTTCATCTTTATTACTTTTTACATATTTGAACTTCTGATGCAAAGACCTTTAGAACAAGACCAATGTTGAATATATTTGAACTAgtttgaaaattttcatcaaaGTTCGATAAATTTAGATTGTGTGTGGCTTAAACAAGTTCCATGTCCCCACAAAAAAGTTCAGGCAAGCTGCTTATAAGTTCTTTGGTTTCAAATACATTTTCTAGCAAAGTTCTTTAATATTTCTAACAAAGTGCAAACCCACAGTTCAAAAAGTTCTTCACCTTCTAATTCTGTTAATTTAGCACTTTACAATAAAAATGAGAAGTTCTTTACTGTTTTCAGCAAAGTTCCTCAGTAGAAACACTGATAACCTACTAAACAATCATATTGCAGTTTTAGTTAACAAAAATGTGTTTAAAAACTATCCAAGACTGATCTTGTTCTAAAGATCTTGATGTCAATAGTTCAAATATATTAAAAGTTCTAGAAATAAAATTATAATTATAAAGATATGAATCATCTAAACTGTCAGAAGAAAACTAGAAGTAATAAAGTTTGTAGAGAGAAAGGACACTGTAGGCATGCATGTGTAAGACTGTGGTGATGAAAAGGAGAGAAAGAGGGGCATGCACATGCGAAGTGCAAATAGTTAGGATTAGCCTTATTGGTACGTGAGCACCCCTTAttctttttttttacaaaaaaacttccaatctattcatcctcaatcatggcagtacaacgaatactagaaataaaaattacatccagattcgtagaccacctaacgacgattacaagcaccgaagcgacccgaaggcgcgccgccgtcatcgcccctccatcgccggagccgggcacaacttgttgtagtagacagtcgggaagtcgtcgtgctaaggccccgtaggaccagcaccccagaacaacaaccgccgccgatgaaaaataacgtagatcgaaaggatctgaatcgaagacacacgaacgtagacgaacaacgacgagatccgagcaaatccaccaaagatagatctgccagagacacacctccacacgcccaccaacgatgctagacgcaccgccggaacgggggctaggcggagagacctttattccatggggagccgccgccgtctcgccttcctgaataggacacaaaccctaacaagattgaaaaaaaaaCGATTagaaacggagccctcccgccggcccttgccaggatccaccgcgcctccatggccttagggctaccggagacgaggcggacctgcgccggcgccggcgagaggcacgaaccctaactttctttcttggaaaagGAGGAGAAGGCGGAGCGCCTGATACGTATGCAACCCTTTGTAATTCGTGAGCACCTTATTCGTACGTAATGATCACGCATTTGACTCAACTCTGCAATACAACTCCAAACCGAACCTTAGCAACTCGTGACATCAACCGAAGCAAAGTAATCAGACCCGTCAGCGATTCTAAACCCGCGATCGATTCGATACGATACGATACGAGACGATGGAGTTCCGAGGAGCCGAGCCGACGAGGAGGCATCATCGTCAGCCTACCGGCGGCGTAGTCTCCGGTGCCCAAGGGTTGGCGGCGCTATCCGCCAGCCTCGCGCGGGCTCTGGCCGACAAGCACGCAGACAGCAACCTGGTCTTCTCTCCGCTGTCCATCTACACCGCGCTGGCGCTCGTCGCGGCCGGCGCCCGCGGCGCCACCCTGGACGAGATCCTCCGCTTCCTTGGCGCGCCGTCCCGGGGCGAGCTCGACGCGTTCGTCGCGCGCGCAGCGGGGGCCGCGCTGCAGGACCAGTCGGGCTCCGGCGGCCCGTGCGTGGCGTTCGCGTGCGGCGTCTGGAGCGACATGGCCTGCCCGCTGAAGCCCGGGTTCCGCAGGGCCGTCGTCGACGGCCCGTACGGGGCCGAGGCCTCCACCGTGGACTTCCGCGGCGACCCCGAGGGATCGCGCCAGCTGATCAACGCGTGGGCGGCGCGCGCCACCAACGGCCTGATCGAGTCCGTGCTCGGCCGGAACTCGGTGAACGAGCTCACGCGCGTCGTGCTCGGCAACGCCGTCTACTTCAAGGGCAAGTGGGACCAGCCCTTCCACAAGAGCGACACCGCCGACGCGCCGTTCCGCCGggccggcggcgccggcgccgtcgACGTGCCCTTCATGCAGAGCTGGAAGAGGCAGTTCGTGGCTGTGCACGCCGGGTTCAAGGTGCTCAAGCTTAAGTACAAGATGGGGGACGCGCGCCCACGCCCGCCGCTCCATCCCAGAGACGACGCGAGCACGCAAGACAGACGCACCGAAACCTTTCACCGTGATCCCACCAAGCCAGCCCCGTTCTTCCCTAACCGTGCCCCGCTCGGCCATCCTGATCGACTCTCTCATGCTGCTCGCCAGCCCAACGCATCTTTCCGTCTCGCCGGCTTGCCCAGCTCCAGCTCCAGCCCCACACAGTTCTCCATGTGCATCTTCCTCCCGGACGCCGACGACGGTCTGCGCAGTCTGCTCGAGGCCATTGCTTCCCGGCCGGGCTTCTTGCACGAGCACCTGCCTACTCAGAAGGTGGGCGTCGGCGAGTTCCGTGTGCCCAGGTTCAAGCTCTCCTTCCACGACAGCGTCGGCGGCGTCCTCAACAAGCTGGGCCTCCGCATGCCGTTCAGCGAGGCGGCCGACCTGTCCGACATGACGGAGGACGACCGCTCCGGCCTCCCGCTGGTCCTGAGCGAGGTCATCCACAAAGCGGTCACCGAGGTGAACGAGGAGGGCAGAAGGGCCGCGGCCGTCACCATGTGTCTTATGAAGGAGGGGTGCGAGGCCAGGCCGAGGCCGCCGCCACCAGTGGACTTCGTCGCCGATCATCCGTTCGCCTACTTCATTGTGGAGGAAGGGACCGGCGCCGTCTGTCTTTGCCGGCCATGTCCTCGATCCCTCGACACAATAGTAGCAACCTAGGATGTTGGAACTCCCGTATTTCGAATACATTTGCATGCGTTTGAAATAGATGACCAATTTTTTTACACATTTTTGTAAGGTTTATCGGTTAATTTGTTCCTTCAGGCTTAGTTGATCTGCTCGAGTGATTACTCGCTGGCTCGTTGCTGTCACTAAAGTTTCAGATTCCTCAGAAACCAAGTTTCAGTTCCACGCCTAGGTACTCCTTGCATGCTATAGCATGGCCATTAGAGGTGTTAATCATGCCTTTAGTGCACTGATACATGATTGCCAAATCATGGACACACCAATTCAGACGCACAAAGGAGCCATGGACACTGCACCACTCACGATAACAAATGAGTGCGCCCCTCGAGACCTTGTAGAAAATATGGCATTCCAGCGAGCAAGTGTAGCAAACAATATACAGGTTATCCACAGTTTCACAGGCGCAGAACTACCCCAAAAAATTAATCACCACGCTACAGCTAACAGCCAAAAAATGAGATTACATGTGTGTGTGTGCCCTTATTGGCAAAAGAGAGAAATATGAAATGAATCTTTGCATCGACGATCTTTCCAAACAGTCTGGACAACGAGACATCATCCTTTACCTGCTACATAAAAAATCGCAAGATCCCGAAACCATCAATCAATCTGTTCAATGCAATGGACAGATGATGCTGCGTCTGCTCAATACTGTCGACACTGGTAGCCAATGGCAGCACCTCTTCTCCTGTTCAACTGCTGCGTCTAGTTTGTTGTGGATGGTAGCCAATGACAGTGCAGGTCTTGGGAGCTACAGGCATCCAGTAGACAGTGGCGGATTTTAGGTGGAGGCCAGTGGATGTCGCAAACTGTTGTCGAGGGTTCTGATCAAGTGTGCTACGGATTTACATTGCACTCATCCATGAATCGATCTTCTCGAGTGAGAAACCTCCTCCAGTATTTCTTGTAGTCCAGTATGCCTAACTCAAGCCAAGGCTTCATATTGCCATTGTAGTGCAATGCTGCAGAGCTCTGTGCAACCTCCGGATCGATTCCATAATCATATCCAAGTCCAGACAGAGTCGTCCTCCCATCAAGAGGGTAGACGAGATTTTCAAAAGACAACAGGCTTAAAGAAAAGGCAGCTTCTCTCAGAGATACCTCGTCTTTTTTCTTGACCTGCAACACAACAGCAGAATAAATGTCCAGTGCCCTATAACTATATGAAGCACCGTTGTTCGGTATATTACACAGAAATTAATACAATAATGACACTTGCCCGTAACAAAAATTAATGCAGCATGCTACCCATTCCATGCAAGTAATTGAGAATAAACTGAATTTCACACCACATATAAACTGTCCAAATCTTCTCCCATGCCGTTTTTTTATGCGGGCTCAGTTTTTTATACACTGTAGCATGAAACCAAATAGAGAAGACTTGTACCAACCTGTTTAAGGAGCAGCAGGTAATTCTCTGTCACTTTATGCTTCCTCCATTTATCCAAATTGATCACATTCACCCCAGACATCCATGCACATGATTTAGGATCATACTTTGTCTTACCCAGGAGATTTCTCACTTGACCCAGTCTTACACCACAAAATTCGACAGCACCATTTACCTTGTCCCCCATATCAAGTTTCCACAAGAAAGACAGATCGCGCTGAACAACCACATCATCATCCAATACAACCACCTTTTTTAGATCCTTGAATATTTCAGGAATAAAGAAATGTGAATGGCTGAACAATGACAAGTACTCTATTCTTGTCTGCTCAGTGGGCCGCTCGGTGCTCCTGATGAGAACACGAAACTCCTCAGACAAATACAGCTCTAGCGTACTAAACTTCGGTAGCTTCTCTAAGATCATTTCTTCATAGTTTACGACATGGATAggtgcctttttgtatgaatttctgGCAAACCAGTATTTCATGCCATAGAAGTTTTGGGCATCAGTTAGGATATGAAAAACATTGTTTGCTGGCTCCTACAAGAACAATAAGAACATCAGCAATGCCCATAGCAGAAGATAACAGCAAACTAATAATTTTAAATATCACCCACATACCTTAGAATTGATAATTGTTGAGTTGATGACAACAGAAGCTGCAAGGACATTCTTAGATAGTATAACATAGTGCCTATGGTTTGGGGTATTAAACTTGCGAGCCGGATAAACATCAGAATCCAATGAAGGGGATTTGAAATATTCCAATGTCAACCTCATAGAGAAACAGTGATGAGTTTTTGGCAATGTCTGAGAACCAAGATTGTAGAGGAATGCACTCTGCTTCATATGAAAATGAGCTTCATCATCGGTCATATCAAGTATCTGCCGAAGCTTCCTGACAACATTGTGGCATTCCACAGTGCATGATTTCGCTCTTGCTATTGTGTGCTCCATCTGCTCTATCTTCTTGTTGATACTGAACGAAATAGCTTAGTTGTCATTTAATTATCAAAGTAGTAACTCATATATTGAAAACTGGTAAATTATATGCAGGTTGGGTTTCTACTCCTTTTACAAATAAATGCACAAGACACGTATCAGAACCATATCCACTGAGGCACCAAAAGGTACTCCTTCCATTTCAAAATATAAAGAGTATTCTGACTGTCCAAATTTGTGCTTTGACCAACAATTAGTTGAATAATACGTAGCTTACGTTACACAAAATAGACACCACTATATTCGTGTTGAGAAGCACTTTCTTATGATAATGATTTGTGACAACAATATATTGTATGAGAAATTTACAGTCAAAGTTCAAGTTTAGACAGGCAAATACACTGTATTTTCAAACAGAGGGAGTAACACTCTAATGTCCGTTTCAGTCTGATGTGTGCTGGTAAGATACGGTACCATAATAACCTAGTCATCATAAACTGAAATTTAAGATTTACAAATGGAATGAATTAAGAAAAGACAATAAAAGCTTAACCATTAAAAATGTATTCTTACAAGGATGGTAGATCAGCATCAACAGCAGATGCACTGAGAATCCTCTCATGGTCTTGTATATTTTGCTTCATTTCCTGAGTAAGTGCCTCCTGCCCTTCAAGTTTGGCAATGCTTGGATAGTATGAGCGGGCCACGAATAGTTGGTCTTTTAGCCTTTTCACTACTGAATCCTTCATAATTACTTTGTGTTCTGTTGACCAGAGGCAGTAGCTCCCAAATTCAA is a window encoding:
- the LOC123043665 gene encoding probable galacturonosyltransferase 7 (The sequence of the model RefSeq protein was modified relative to this genomic sequence to represent the inferred CDS: added 203 bases not found in genome assembly) encodes the protein MKATPPQRRRGPRLVLLALVLCSLLVPLAFIFDRAPTGYVTTDERRRQEVVFHSFDPVEPIGGGGGGGAVDPVPVKRAIQDAPRKISNGSSGVPPPHHKQIDRPPLAVSPKPKVLPVPRTEPPKAVKGSTQRTIEVSKDIKRQKKDLKPDEVENLKACQLEFGSYCLWSTEHKVIMKDSVVKRLKDQLFVARSYYPSIAKLEGQEALTQEMKQNIQDHERILSASAVDADLPSFINKKIEQMEHTIARAKSCTVECHNVVRKLRQILDMTDDEAHFHMKQSAFLYNLGSQTLPKTHHCFSMRLTLEYFKSPSLDSDVYPARKFNTPNHRHYVILSKNVLAASVVINSTIINSKEPANNVFHILTDAQNFYGMKYWFARNSYKKAPIHVVNYEEMILEKLPKFSTLELYLSEEFRVLIRSTERPTEQTRIEYLSLFSHSHFFIPEIFKDLKKVVVLDDDVVVQRDLSFLWKLDMGDKVNGAVEFCGVRLGQVRNLLGKTKYDPKSCAWMSGVNVINLDKWRKHKVTENYLLLLKQVKKKDEVSLREAAFSLSLLSFENLVYPLDGRTTLSGLGYDYGIDPEVAQSSAALHYNGNMKPWLELGILDYKKYWRRFLTREDRFMDECNVNP